The Apium graveolens cultivar Ventura chromosome 6, ASM990537v1, whole genome shotgun sequence genome contains a region encoding:
- the LOC141665047 gene encoding uncharacterized protein LOC141665047, whose product MTLEFGDPDLEGLKFPQDDPLVITPVIQNYLVMRVLVDNEASIDILFHDTFVRMGYNDSQLTPSDTPIYGFNHVECKVEGAIQLPVTTREEPREATRMLNFYVVKAASTYNTIMGRTWIHVFKAVPSTYHMVMKFPARNIVGEAKGDST is encoded by the coding sequence ATGACGCTTGAATTCGGTGACCCggaccttgaaggtttgaaatttcctcaggATGATCCTCTGGTTATCACTCCGGTGATTCAAAATTATCTTGTAATGAGGGTCCTAGTCGACAATGAAGCTTCCATAGATATTCTTTTCCATGACACATTCGTAAGGATGGGCtacaatgattctcaactaactcCATCTGACACACCCATCTACGGGTTTAACCATGTGGAGTGCAAAGTTGAAGGAGCAATACAACTTCCCGTGACTACCAGGGAAGAGCCCAGGGAGGCCACACGGATGTTGAACTTTTATGTTGTTAAGGCAGCCTCTACTTATAATACCATCATGGGCCGAACATGGATCCATGTGTTTAAGGCCGTGCCCTCAACCTACCACATGGTAATGAAGTTCCCAGCTAGAAATATTGTCGGAGAAGCAAAAGGAGATAGCACTTAG